From Kineosporia succinea, the proteins below share one genomic window:
- the cimA gene encoding citramalate synthase, with protein MESNPSTFQVYDTTLRDGAQQEGLSLSVQDKLAIAGHLDELGVGFIEGGWPGAIPKDTEFFRRATTELDLKNAVLTAFGATRKAGVKVHEDPQVRALLDSLAPAVTLVAKSDIRHVERALRTTGDENLAMVTETVRHLREQGRRVFLDAEHFFDGYAFDQAYALEVVRAAAEAGAEAIVLCDTNGGMLPNQVADVVHDVRSASGADLGIHCHNDTGCAVANSLAAVDAGVIQVQGTLNGYGERTGNADLITVLADLELKLNRLVLPDGRIRDITRIAHAVNEIANVTPYNRQPYVGASAFAHKAGLHASAIKVDPDLYQHIDPEAVGNDMRMLVSDMAGRASIELKGRELGFDLSSDRELLGRVTDRVKHLEARGYTFEAADASFSLLLHEEVHGTRPLFCEVESWRVITESRGPESVCEATVKLTAGGERRVATAEGNGPVSALDHALRQALLPVYPELERMKLTDFKVRILDGESATDAVTRVLVETTGAGAVWQTVGVGTNMVDASWQALLESFVYGLASSGVRSQV; from the coding sequence ATGGAGAGCAACCCCAGTACCTTCCAGGTCTACGACACCACCCTGCGCGACGGCGCCCAGCAGGAGGGGCTCAGCCTCTCGGTGCAGGACAAGCTGGCGATCGCGGGTCATCTGGACGAACTGGGCGTCGGCTTCATCGAAGGTGGCTGGCCGGGCGCGATTCCGAAGGACACCGAGTTCTTCCGCCGCGCCACCACCGAACTCGACCTGAAGAACGCGGTGCTCACCGCGTTCGGCGCCACCCGCAAGGCGGGCGTGAAGGTGCACGAGGACCCGCAGGTGCGGGCCCTCCTCGACTCCCTCGCCCCGGCCGTCACACTCGTGGCCAAGAGCGACATCCGGCACGTGGAGCGCGCTCTGCGCACCACCGGCGACGAGAACCTGGCCATGGTCACCGAGACCGTGCGGCATCTGCGCGAGCAGGGACGCCGCGTGTTCCTCGACGCCGAGCACTTCTTCGACGGTTACGCCTTCGACCAGGCCTACGCCCTCGAGGTCGTGCGGGCCGCGGCCGAGGCGGGGGCCGAGGCGATCGTGCTGTGCGACACCAACGGCGGCATGCTGCCGAACCAGGTGGCCGACGTGGTGCACGACGTCCGCTCGGCCTCGGGTGCCGACCTGGGCATCCACTGCCACAACGACACCGGCTGCGCCGTCGCGAACTCGCTGGCGGCGGTCGACGCGGGCGTCATCCAGGTGCAGGGCACGCTCAACGGTTACGGCGAGCGCACCGGGAACGCCGACCTGATCACGGTTCTCGCCGATCTCGAGCTGAAGCTGAACCGGCTCGTGCTGCCCGACGGCCGGATCCGCGACATCACCCGCATCGCGCACGCGGTCAACGAGATCGCCAACGTGACGCCGTACAACCGTCAGCCCTACGTGGGGGCCTCGGCGTTCGCGCACAAGGCCGGCCTGCACGCCAGCGCGATCAAGGTCGACCCGGACCTCTACCAGCACATCGATCCGGAGGCCGTGGGCAACGACATGCGCATGCTGGTCTCGGACATGGCCGGGCGGGCGTCGATCGAGCTCAAGGGCCGGGAGCTGGGTTTCGACCTGTCCAGCGACCGCGAACTGCTGGGCCGGGTCACCGACCGGGTGAAGCACCTGGAGGCCCGCGGTTACACGTTCGAGGCCGCGGACGCGTCGTTCTCGCTGCTGCTGCACGAGGAGGTGCACGGCACCCGCCCACTGTTCTGCGAGGTGGAGAGCTGGCGGGTGATCACGGAATCCCGCGGTCCGGAATCGGTTTGCGAGGCCACGGTGAAGCTGACCGCCGGGGGAGAGCGACGGGTGGCCACGGCCGAGGGCAACGGCCCGGTCAGTGCACTCGACCACGCGCTGCGTCAGGCGCTGCTGCCGGTCTACCCGGAGCTGGAGCGGATGAAGCTGACCGACTTCAAGGTCCGCATCCTCGACGGGGAATCGGCCACCGACGCGGTGACCCGGGTGCTGGTCGAGACCACCGGGGCCGGTGCGGTGTGGCAGACCGTGGGTGTCGGCACGAACATGGTCGACGCGAGCTGGCAGGCGCTGCTGGAGAGTTTCGTCTACGGGCTGGCGTCCTCCGGGGTCCGGTCGCAGGTCTGA